One window of Aricia agestis chromosome 20, ilAriAges1.1, whole genome shotgun sequence genomic DNA carries:
- the LOC121737361 gene encoding uncharacterized protein LOC121737361, whose amino-acid sequence MNTPKGDNSNTPIRGGYGADKSFPSSSFVNNQRGSRKPLKDNLVSCTNLDKIILEELREFRTEMRLRLDEQIKLNETLQLRLSCAEKELMEVKAAMNASSKETCSITEKAVLTKEQGSGVDHDKVHKNLQKDRNIPSSSSLRVLLKNNQVIDNNYSTSVAMKSATERKRVESVNESISAEYTFQVDDEKKEEGTWITVQKKRNRYPNKEVRKGGSTSIVGIQGTERKKYLHVWRLKKDTSIESIENHVKNICGNNTEIKVEKIKHKTDKDYSSFIITVPESHYNALISPENWAVNIEYCEWVWFRKNYSRTKK is encoded by the coding sequence ATGAATACACCAAAAGGAGATAATTCCAACACACCCATTCGTGGAGGCTATGGAGCAGATAAATCATTTCCATCTTCTAGCTTCGTAAATAACCAGCGAGGTTCGCGTAAGCCACTCAAAGATAATTTGGTGTCCTGTACAAATTtggacaaaataatattggagGAGCTTCGCGAATTTAGAACAGAAATGAGATTGCGTCTTGATGAGCaaataaaactaaatgaaaCACTACAATTAAGGCTCTCATGCGCCGAAAAGGAGCTGATGGAGGTAAAAGCAGCAATGAATGCGTCATCAAAAGAAACATGCAGCATTACAGAAAAAGCTGTTTTAACGAAGGAACAGGGTTCTGGTGTGGATCATGATAAAGTCCATAAAAATCTACAAAAAGATAGGAATATACCTTCATCATCTTCATTGAgggtacttttaaaaaataatcaggtgatcgataataattattcaaccAGTGTGGCCATGAAATCCGCGACGGAACGCAAACGTGTGGAATCCGTGAACGAATCGATCTCGGCCGAGTACACCTTTCAAGTAGATGATGAGAAGAAAGAAGAAGGAACTTGGATAACCGTCCAAAAAAAGCGGAACAGATATCCCAATAAGGAGGTTAGAAAGGGAGGAAGTACTAGTATTGTAGGAATCCAAGGAACAGAACGGAAGAAATATCTTCATGTGTGGCGTTTGAAAAAGGATACCTCAATTGAAAGTATCGAGAAccatgtaaaaaatatttgtggaaaTAATACTGAAATTAAGGTTGAAAAGATTAAACACAAGACGGATAAAGATTATTCATCATTCATTATAACTGTTCCTGAAAGTCACTATAATGCCTTGATTTCACCTGAAAATTGGGCAGTAAATATAGAATATTGTGAATGGGTATGGTTTCGAAAAAACTATAGTCGAACCAAAAAATAA